One part of the Glycine max cultivar Williams 82 chromosome 14, Glycine_max_v4.0, whole genome shotgun sequence genome encodes these proteins:
- the LOC102663373 gene encoding uncharacterized protein, whose amino-acid sequence MEVETIATPKNDARVVIKFLKKNIFSRFGVPRVLISDGGTHFCNAQLKKKACHLLVELEHKAYWALKLLNFDEAAVGEKRKLQLFELEEMRMNAYESFKIYKQKIKAYHDKKLQRQNFQLGQQVLLFNFGLRLFPGKLKSKWSRSFMIKEVRPYEAVELVDPTIRTPEKRWIVNGQCLKI is encoded by the exons ATGGAG GTGGAAACCATAGCCACTCCCAAGAATGATGCCAGGGTAGTGATAAAATTCTTAAAGAAAAACATCTTTTCCCGTTTTGGAGTACCACGAGTCCTAATCAGTGATGGGGGAACACACTTCTGCAatgcacaactgaagaag AAAGCATGCCACCTATTGGTGGAATTGGAGCACAAAGCTTACTGGGCCCTCAAACTGCTAAACTTTGATGAAGCTGCAGTTGGAGAGAAGAGGAAGTTACAATTGTTTGAGTTAGAAGAAATGAGGATGAACGCCTATGAATCATTCAAGATTTATAAGCAGAAGATAAAGGCATATCATGATAAGAAGCTACAGAGACAGAACTTCCAACTAGGCCAACAAGTCTTGCTCTTCAATTTCGGACTCAGGCTATTTCCTGGAAAGCTAAAGTCAAAGTGGTCAAGGTCGTTCATGATCAAAGAAGTAAGACCCTATGAAGCTGTGGAATTGGTGGACCCTACGATAAGAACCCCGGAGAAAAGATGGATCGTCAATGGACAatgcttaaaaatttaa
- the LOC100798739 gene encoding fasciclin-like arabinogalactan protein 3 has product MGFKSSSLLCLALLLACSSAIHAFDITQLLGQYPEFSTFNKYLTETKLADEINSRNTITVLAVEDSAMNSIAAKSPEAIKAIISTHVILDFFDEKKLMEAQANSQQLTTLFQASGIAVNQQGFLKVALVGEGEIAFGSAVSGAPVDATELMRTVTSEPYNISILQVTKPILVPGVDSQTPASSSGAQSSQGANAPVAAQGAKAPMSSLQGAKAPIPTPVAKSPVPAQSAKAPVPSKTAAASPPTGESVAESPEVAAEAPATSPTGAEAPGPMADDVTPADVPSSASTTKMGLVGAVMAFASLFIVL; this is encoded by the coding sequence ATGGGTTTCAAAAGCTCTTCTCTTCTATGCCTAGCTCTTTTGCTTGCATGCTCTTCGGCTATTCATGCCTTTGACATCACACAACTGCTAGGCCAATATCCAGAGTTTTCCACATTCAACAAATACCTAACGGAAACCAAGCTCGCAGACGAAATCAACAGCCGCAACACCATCACTGTCCTCGCCGTTGAAGACTCAGCCATGAATTCCATTGCTGCCAAGTCCCCAGAAGCCATTAAGGCCATCATTAGCACCCATGTCATCCTTGACTTCTTTGATGAGAAGAAGCTCATGGAAGCTCAAGCTAATAGCCAACAGTTGACAACCCTATTCCAGGCCTCAGGCATTGCAGTGAACCAACAAGGCTTCCTCAAGGTTGCACTcgtcggcgaaggcgagatcgCCTTCGGCTCGGCCGTGAGTGGCGCCCCAGTCGACGCCACCGAGCTCATGAGGACCGTCACCAGCGAGCCCTACAACATCTCCATTCTCCAAGTCACCAAACCCATCCTAGTCCCAGGTGTTGATTCACAAACCCCAGCCTCATCATCTGGTGCACAATCCTCACAAGGAGCCAATGCTCCCGTTGCTGCACAGGGTGCCAAAGCTCCTATGTCATCATTACAAGGTGCCAAGGCACCCATTCCGACACCGGTTGCAAAGTCACCTGTGCCAGCACAGAGTGCCAAGGCACCAGTTCCTTCGAAGACTGCGGCCGCATCTCCACCTACTGGTGAAAGCGTTGCCGAGTCTCCGGAGGTTGCTGCTGAAGCCCCAGCAACGAGCCCAACTGGAGCTGAGGCTCCAGGTCCCATGGCTGATGATGTTACTCCTGCTGATGTTCCTAGCAGTGCTTCAACCACAAAGATGGGTTTGGTTGGCGCAGTGATGGCCTTTGCTTCCCTCTTCATTGTTCTATAA